ACCTAGGCGCTGGTTGTTAACCGCTGGCTTGGTTTTTGCTTTGGATTTTGCTGCGGTCACTTTTTTAGCTGCGGGAGTTCTGTTTCCACTGGGTAATGGCGCTGTCAAACGGGCAACGGCACCTTTCTCTATGGTATCGATCTTACCGCTTTCGACAATACCGTAAGAGATTTTATCTTTAATCGAGGTGATCAGAATGGTGGCGACTTTCTCTTCAGTTGCACCCAGTACTTCTCCGGTATCCGGATCAATTAGTTGCTCACCTTGAGAATAAATATCAAAACGATCGCCGTCATAGACCATAGCTTCACCACGATTGATCACTACCTGACCGTTAGTCACAGCAACAACTTTAGCCGGCGTCAGTTTATTGACAATCTTGTCGGCAATAACATCGCTGATCTGTTTGCGGGCAGTTTCAATATATTTGCCACCTTGTTCGAAGACGCTGGAATCAGACCACTGAATACCATGAGTCGCCGCTTCCAGTAACGAATAGCGTACGGTCACTTTGGTTCTGTGGGAACTGCTAACATCAAACTCGCCGGTTAAATCAATGCTGGTGACTTTTGTGGTGGTTTTTACGCCGGCTTCAGTCACATTGATGACCAGAATATAGTCAGCGAGCAGGGCAGCTTGCTCTACACTGGTAGCATTATCTGAGCGGCCTTCCAGCATTTTCTCTTCTTGAGCGAATGCTTTCTCATTGGTCGCACTACGATCTAGCACGGTAAAACGTTGTGACTGCACGATGCGATCGGTGATTTCCTGACGAAGAGTATTTGCGAAGGCAGAGCGGTTACGGTTACCCGTAGTAATGATGGCCAAACGGTCACGCTGAGAAGAGGCCTGAGAGGTTTTACGCGCAACGTTCTCTACTTCAACGGTCAAGGCAACGGTACAGCCTTTGGCATCGCAATCGCGGTTTTTTATTTTATATCCTTTAACGATACCCGCACTTTGAGTATTGATTTGTGCGCTCTGACCCGCATTGACGGTAATATCACGGTGACTATCTGCGGCAGCATTAATGTTGATATTTTCAGTATAAGTACTGTTACCTTTCTTATTACTTAGAAAAGAATCATCTTTGTTTTGATTGTCCTGAACGCTGGTCTCTTTAACATCACCATTAGTGTCATTTTTATCATTGATGCGAACATAGTTACCAGCACGTTCTGACTGTGTTGAAACGGTTATTCCATTAACCTGACGAACGGCATCGGCCAGCGCGGCATCAACTGCTTTTTCGTAGGTTTCACCGTATCCTTGTGCCTCAACGGTTTCAATTTTTGCATAAGCGGCAGATGAAAACACGAAGAAAGCGACAAGTACCAGGATCCATTTTTTCATTCGAGCATCCCTAATGGATTAAGTAGGTTATGTAATGTTTGTAGTTCGAATAAACTCATAACATTACGCGAGGTAATTATTACCAACTAACAGAGCGATTATCGCCACGTTTGATGATTGGGTACTCTTTTTCCCAATAGGCTAAACCATCATCCAGATTGGTCAGGGTTAGCTGGAAGTAGTATTCCACTTGTTGAGTGCTAGAGTTTACACGTTGATTTTGTTGAATGATCTTACCGGTTAATGAGAAGTCAGGAGCGATAACTCGTCCATCTTTCTTTACGGTTTTTTGGTTAACCATTTTTGACTTACGCAGTTCACGAACTTTGCGCGTCATTTCATCTTCTGGGCCGTTAGCGTTAATCGCCGTGGTGACCACGAAACGACCCGAATTTAACAGGCTGATACGAATTTTCTTGGTTAACTGATCGGTATCAATACGCTGATCGGTATCGTTGACAATGTCGGTTACGGTTAATACATAGCGACCACCCTGAGGATGAACCAACAGGTCAGAACTCAACATGTCATCAACCATATTCGTCGCAGCCATTTCAAAGTCTTTGTAATCTAGCCCCATAACAGCAACGCTGTCATTTTTGCTGTCAACATAATATGTGGCTTGTTCTGCACAACCAACCAGTGAGAAAGCAACAGCCGCGGCAAGCAGCGTTTTTTTGTTTAAAATTTTCATCATGAAAGTTCTCAATACAGTTTAATGATTAGAATGATAATTCTGCCCGTTAAACAGGGCTAGATAGCGTTTTTACTGGTTAACAGATTGACCTGTGGAACCATATTAGCGTTCAACGCCCTTACATAAATAACTACCGGTTGAGGCGTTGCGGGTAAATCTACTTGAATAGCAGCACCACCTGATGGATTAATCTGAAGCTGCCCATCTTTTGGCCATTTCACATAGGTTACCTGAAACTCGTAGGGGAGGGTATGCCAACTGCGAATATCAGCCTGTGTGGTGACGGCCTGAGCGATACCGGTAAGAACGCCAAGTATTCTGACTGTCTTATTATCAGCGTTTCTCATAGAAACCTGTGCCGCTGTTTTTAGTGCGGCCCGGGTCAACTCTTTGATCAAAATACCTGTAAATTCTGTTTTAAATTCTCCCTGAATAATTTTATCCATGTTAGCGAATGGTTCGGTTTGTTTCTCTCCGTTGACCGACAGATAAGGATACGCCGGACTACCGGACACAAGCGTTGGTAATGCCATACCGGTGTAGACGGCACGGCTGGTCACTAAAAACAATGGCAGATCAATGCGGCGTTCTATTTTATGGGCGGCGGTACCATTTTCAAAAATAATCCAAACGCCAGGTGCAACTTTATGACCATTGTTAGCAAGATTGAGATCGGTACGGATCTGTTTGCTGTGGGTCAGGGCATAGGCTCGTTTTAGGCTCTCTTTGGCTTTATTCAGGTCGGCGACACTTTCGTTATTAATCAAAAAGTACAGACCGTGGAGATAGAGTGATGCAGGATTGATATACCCATCATAGGGGGCCCATTTAGCCACATCAACCCCTGAGTCGCCCAATCTTTCCATCGCGCCAGAGTATGTTTCACCTAAGTGGTTACTTTTCACGCTGTCTTTTTGAGCGTTGATTTCTTCAGAGAAGTATTCAGCAGCTCGGCGTTGGCGATCGTCTACTCGATTCCATTCCACGCGGGCATCATTAAAATCAGCCTGCTGCCAAAAATTCAATGCTTTGTATGTGTTAACCATGACACGGTCATATACCCGTGGGGTATAGCTCATCACGTTATCATTAACCACCATTGAAGCCGACTGACTAAACCCGTAGGTTGCCAGATTTTGCGTCTCATTTTCTTTAATCAGCGTTTCACTGGTATCAAAAATTTTGGTGGAACGGTCCAGTTCACTGTTCATACGCAACAATGTGCCCGCTTCAAGAGACCATAATAGCTCAGTGGCAATATCTGCGTCAGAAGAGACGCCTTCTTCCAGCGCAATGTTCTGTGCTAACTCGAGTTGTCCTTGCGAAAGCGAGTAGTCAAAGTTTTGGCGTGATGGCGGATTTGAACAGGCGGCCAACGTCAAAACAATACCACTGCAAAAAATAAAGCGTTTGATTTTATTATTCATATTGTTTCTGTTATAGGGAGAAAGTCACGGGATTGCATAGCAGGCATAATTAATAGAAACGATATGCAGTCGTGTCGTGTGATACTTCCTTTGTCCGCAAGTATATCCGCCTTTTTACAGGGGGGAAACTGAAAAACCAGTCGCCAGTTTTCTGCTTCTATTCCCCTTATTTTCTCTGGATTCATTATTGACTCAACCTTTGCATAGGCGTGTGTTGTGATAACTCCGAGACTGTAATGATTTTGGAAGGTAATTGTCCTGAGGTTTTATTAGTTTCAGTACAAGACTAATGGGTATTCAACTCATTGGGTGAAATGCTCTTCCGAGTAAATAGAGCAAAACAAAGCCCAGCGACTGCACCTGCGATATGCCCTTCAGTGGAAATATCCGGATCGCCAGGTAGCAGGCCTGAAGCCAATCCGCCGTAATAAAGCAGAATCAATACACTATAAACAAAGTCGAGTATCTTTCTTCGAGTGAATGCGTTTGCCAGCAATAACATCCATAAACCAAAGATCCAACCGCTGGCACCAATATGGATCGCGCTACGGGCAAAAACCCAAACCAGCAGCCCGCCGAGTAAAATAATAAAAGCGCTGGCACTGACGTAATAGCGTACTGAATGAGTTAATAATAACGCACTTAATATCAGTAAGATCGGTAAGTTACTGAATAAGTGCTCCCAGTCCCGATGTAAAAAAGGCGAAAATAGAATCCCCAAGAGTCCCTGAGCCGAACGGGGAAGAATGCCGAAATGGTTCAGAAATCCACCAGTTATCGTGTTCACCAGTTGTAAACCGATGAGAACGACGGCGATCAGACTCAGAATTTTAATGCGTTGTTGTATCCACAGTTTCACTGTTATTTTAATTCCTTAAGGCCTGAACGCTTTCTACCAGCTCGGCTAATTGTGCGGGGAATATCCACCCGATCAAGTTTGGTCATCCAGCCCGCTATGTTGGATATATCAGCAGTATCAATGTCAGCGTCGATACTATCAATATTGAGGATGTCGATATCCAGCAGGCCAAAAGAGGCACATATCCAATAGAATGGGATGATTAATAACAAGCTGCTGAAAATGATAACTGGAAACGTTAAGCTGTTTTGTAAGAAGAGCGTCATTAGAATCCTTTCTAAAATGATTGGCAATTACAAAATTGATTTTAAGTAAATCAGGTTTCAACCTGCTTTGGTAGTTAAAATAAAGGCTTTTTTGATATTTACCGAAACAAAAAGAGAATTATTTCTATATATGTATATATAATCCTTTAAATCCAATCAATTAAAGATATTTAGAGTTAACTTATTAAAAGATAAATATTATTTTATACTATCGGTAGCATGTTAATGGTTAATGGTTAATGGTTAATGGTTAATGTAAAAGGTCAGGTTATGTTCAGATGCGGGCGTGTTATCTTTTTTTTCATGATATCTGTGATAGTAGGGCTGATTTCGGGCTGTAGTGCCATTCACGATCGCGGAAGTTATTGG
Above is a window of Limnobaculum parvum DNA encoding:
- a CDS encoding rhomboid family intramembrane serine protease; protein product: MKLWIQQRIKILSLIAVVLIGLQLVNTITGGFLNHFGILPRSAQGLLGILFSPFLHRDWEHLFSNLPILLILSALLLTHSVRYYVSASAFIILLGGLLVWVFARSAIHIGASGWIFGLWMLLLANAFTRRKILDFVYSVLILLYYGGLASGLLPGDPDISTEGHIAGAVAGLCFALFTRKSISPNELNTH
- a CDS encoding COG3014 family protein, with the protein product MNNKIKRFIFCSGIVLTLAACSNPPSRQNFDYSLSQGQLELAQNIALEEGVSSDADIATELLWSLEAGTLLRMNSELDRSTKIFDTSETLIKENETQNLATYGFSQSASMVVNDNVMSYTPRVYDRVMVNTYKALNFWQQADFNDARVEWNRVDDRQRRAAEYFSEEINAQKDSVKSNHLGETYSGAMERLGDSGVDVAKWAPYDGYINPASLYLHGLYFLINNESVADLNKAKESLKRAYALTHSKQIRTDLNLANNGHKVAPGVWIIFENGTAAHKIERRIDLPLFLVTSRAVYTGMALPTLVSGSPAYPYLSVNGEKQTEPFANMDKIIQGEFKTEFTGILIKELTRAALKTAAQVSMRNADNKTVRILGVLTGIAQAVTTQADIRSWHTLPYEFQVTYVKWPKDGQLQINPSGGAAIQVDLPATPQPVVIYVRALNANMVPQVNLLTSKNAI
- the lpoB gene encoding penicillin-binding protein activator LpoB, with the translated sequence MMKILNKKTLLAAAVAFSLVGCAEQATYYVDSKNDSVAVMGLDYKDFEMAATNMVDDMLSSDLLVHPQGGRYVLTVTDIVNDTDQRIDTDQLTKKIRISLLNSGRFVVTTAINANGPEDEMTRKVRELRKSKMVNQKTVKKDGRVIAPDFSLTGKIIQQNQRVNSSTQQVEYYFQLTLTNLDDGLAYWEKEYPIIKRGDNRSVSW